A part of Eubacterium sp. AB3007 genomic DNA contains:
- the eis gene encoding enhanced intracellular survival protein Eis translates to MDKKREIRPVGPDYLEEYLEIYLNAYPAFKSLDKECRQSYREKFMLDMTTDKEVEFVGMFEGDKLIAQMKLVNFKLNLYGQIQPAVGLMSLAVHPLYKKQGVALAMVRYYEDYAQSRSDVAILLPFNMAFYRKMGYGLGAKMDEYHMQTAQLPKCLDLSALRLLTMDDLDEVLACHEAFARSNHGMLIKFEEEIREMRGDFSTFRTGYYDDGKLVGYVAYRMVDVSETNYTLNELVVDELIYRDSTVLKTLLGFLRNQGDLAQTIVLRSGEEDFYHLLDDAADLCGNYIPFGYLQTNVSAIGNMYKVLDPAGFVEHTDYRTFPGIDLNARFCYHDEMADTDETLNIAFRDGKWSNAPGVDPDITITCRMSDLSSLLMNCGRLGSFVRLGVMSVDCIDRLADLDLLLYSSQKPFSNSDF, encoded by the coding sequence ATGGACAAGAAACGCGAAATCCGTCCGGTTGGCCCGGACTACCTGGAAGAATATCTTGAGATCTATCTGAACGCATACCCTGCCTTCAAGTCGCTGGACAAAGAATGCCGTCAGTCCTACCGGGAGAAATTCATGCTGGACATGACCACCGATAAGGAAGTCGAGTTCGTGGGCATGTTTGAGGGAGACAAACTCATCGCGCAGATGAAGCTTGTAAACTTCAAACTCAATCTGTATGGTCAGATCCAGCCCGCCGTGGGACTCATGTCTCTGGCCGTCCATCCTTTGTATAAGAAACAGGGTGTGGCTCTGGCCATGGTTCGCTACTATGAGGATTATGCCCAGAGCCGGTCTGATGTGGCCATCCTGCTTCCCTTCAACATGGCATTCTACCGGAAGATGGGATATGGTCTGGGGGCCAAGATGGACGAGTACCATATGCAAACCGCCCAACTGCCCAAGTGCCTCGATCTCAGCGCACTCCGCCTGCTCACCATGGATGACCTGGATGAGGTTCTGGCCTGCCACGAGGCCTTCGCCCGCAGCAATCACGGTATGCTCATCAAATTCGAAGAGGAGATCCGCGAGATGCGAGGGGACTTCAGTACTTTTCGCACAGGCTATTACGACGACGGCAAACTGGTGGGTTATGTTGCATACCGCATGGTGGATGTCAGCGAAACCAACTATACACTGAACGAGCTGGTGGTAGACGAGTTGATCTACCGCGACAGCACGGTGCTGAAGACCCTGCTTGGATTCCTTCGAAACCAGGGAGATCTGGCCCAGACCATCGTGCTCCGTTCCGGTGAAGAAGACTTCTATCACCTGCTGGATGATGCTGCAGACCTCTGCGGAAACTACATTCCCTTCGGCTACCTCCAGACCAACGTCTCTGCCATCGGCAACATGTATAAGGTTCTGGATCCTGCGGGATTCGTGGAGCATACAGATTACCGTACTTTCCCAGGCATCGATCTCAACGCCCGGTTCTGCTACCACGATGAAATGGCTGATACCGACGAAACACTTAACATCGCATTCCGAGACGGAAAATGGAGCAACGCGCCGGGTGTGGATCCGGATATCACCATCACCTGCCGTATGAGCGATCTGTCCTCCCTTCTGATGAACTGCGGAAGGCTTGGCTCCTTCGTGCGGCTTGGTGTCATGTCCGTTGACTGCATCGACCGTCTGGCCGATCTGGATCTGCTCCTCTACAGCAGCCAGAAGCCCTTCAGCAATTCCGACTTTTAA
- a CDS encoding ornithine cyclodeaminase family protein, producing MNIKILSRNDLEQILEMPRVIEGVEAVYKLKAKGEAVAWPLVEHHFPENAVSDIRSGGVFGEVGIHGAKLLNNFPANESKSLPVFTGVLMAFDSNTGIPLGVMDASYITCMRTGAAGAVSTRALARKDASTLTIVGAGRQAFFQLAAVISAMPQITRIQIVDPLDVKFAEKFADGLAQRLADELGVDAGQADFVVMEDMKEAVETADCIITITRATSPLFRKDWVRPGTHISCIGADMVGKEEIDPELFRGTRVFCDDIAQCCKVGESEIPFKTGVIKEEEFAGEIGEVLNGTKQGRTSEEDITIFDATGLAALDMATAKVAIELANAKQRGVTAEI from the coding sequence ATGAACATTAAGATCTTGTCTAGAAATGATCTGGAACAGATCCTGGAGATGCCTCGTGTCATAGAAGGCGTCGAAGCCGTTTATAAACTGAAAGCAAAGGGAGAAGCCGTGGCATGGCCTCTGGTGGAGCATCACTTCCCGGAGAATGCCGTATCTGACATCCGTTCGGGAGGCGTCTTCGGCGAAGTCGGCATTCACGGAGCCAAACTGTTGAACAACTTCCCCGCCAACGAAAGCAAGTCCCTGCCTGTATTCACCGGCGTCCTGATGGCATTTGATTCCAACACAGGCATCCCACTGGGTGTCATGGATGCATCCTATATTACCTGTATGCGCACCGGCGCAGCAGGCGCTGTCAGCACAAGGGCTCTGGCACGTAAGGATGCAAGCACCCTTACCATCGTAGGAGCTGGACGGCAGGCCTTCTTCCAACTGGCCGCTGTAATCAGTGCCATGCCCCAGATCACCAGGATCCAGATTGTGGACCCACTGGATGTGAAGTTCGCAGAAAAGTTCGCAGACGGACTGGCGCAGAGGCTGGCGGATGAGCTGGGGGTCGATGCCGGTCAGGCGGACTTTGTGGTCATGGAAGATATGAAGGAAGCGGTGGAGACCGCAGACTGCATCATCACCATCACCCGGGCCACATCACCCCTCTTCCGCAAGGACTGGGTGCGCCCTGGAACACACATCTCCTGCATCGGCGCCGATATGGTCGGGAAGGAAGAGATCGACCCGGAACTGTTCCGTGGAACCAGAGTCTTCTGTGACGACATCGCCCAGTGCTGCAAGGTGGGCGAATCAGAGATCCCCTTCAAGACTGGCGTCATCAAAGAAGAAGAGTTCGCCGGTGAGATCGGCGAGGTCCTGAACGGAACCAAACAGGGACGCACATCCGAGGAAGATATCACGATCTTCGATGCGACCGGCCTGGCTGCGCTGGACATGGCCACCGCCAAGGTCGCCATCGAACTGGCAAATGCCAAACAGAGGGGCGTGACGGCAGAGATCTGA
- a CDS encoding alpha/beta hydrolase-fold protein, translating to MTHRKEVWNVSRRNQTVQQLSEPRHAYADPRARRRSIPQIRSRNPETPAVTGFSMGANHAAIAFLRRPDLFRGMIALSGIYDSREFFGDFMNSTLYDNSPECFLPNMPEDHPYIHLYNQRKMIFCCGQGAWEEDGVRTLRNLSSVFQAKGIHAWCDFWGYDVNHDWPWWYRQMRYFLPFLLDN from the coding sequence GTGACACATAGAAAAGAGGTTTGGAATGTATCGAGAAGAAACCAAACAGTACAGCAGCTATCTGAACCGCGACATGCATATGCTGATCCACGGGCACGCAGGCGTTCCATTCCGCAGATCCGCAGCCGGAATCCAGAGACCCCCGCGGTCACAGGCTTCAGCATGGGCGCCAATCACGCAGCCATCGCCTTCCTGCGGCGGCCGGATCTGTTCCGGGGGATGATCGCCCTGTCCGGCATCTATGATTCCAGAGAGTTCTTCGGGGATTTCATGAACAGCACCCTGTATGACAATTCGCCGGAATGCTTCCTGCCTAACATGCCAGAAGACCACCCGTATATCCACCTGTACAACCAGCGTAAGATGATCTTCTGCTGCGGACAGGGCGCCTGGGAGGAAGACGGTGTACGGACACTCCGGAATCTTTCGTCAGTATTCCAGGCCAAAGGGATCCATGCCTGGTGTGATTTCTGGGGCTATGACGTGAACCATGACTGGCCCTGGTGGTATCGGCAGATGCGATACTTTCTGCCTTTTCTATTGGATAATTAA
- a CDS encoding aminotransferase class I/II-fold pyridoxal phosphate-dependent enzyme, giving the protein MNIDKFKVEYWLNPYDPLAKYNLGSSCCKPFTVNEMLEFTGTDPKEFYDEIDKMSLHYGYFEGMPRLKKAIANLYTDVVTEDMILSVHGGTGANSIVCYTLCEPGDNVVSVLPNYQMFYSIPEFLGIEVRRAFADASTGWKLDFDSIEAAVDENTKMISLASPNNPTGYTLSKEDLERLAEIARKVGAYVVVDEIYRGLGEGYMHSIVDVYEKGICTFGTSKVFSCAGTRVGWIITRDMSIFDALHNFRSYNSICEGPINELITAIILENADKVYARNRAIVEEGRAALHEWLAENPHYHEVCDSLSSTSFLEYDFDIPAEEFSQGLFDEMGTLVCHGMCFEIDHAFRIGYGFGDVEYFKDGLAQITAYTKQLEAEGRI; this is encoded by the coding sequence ATGAATATCGATAAGTTTAAAGTAGAATACTGGCTCAACCCTTATGACCCACTGGCAAAGTACAATCTGGGATCCAGTTGCTGCAAACCATTCACCGTAAATGAAATGCTGGAGTTCACCGGCACTGATCCAAAGGAATTCTATGATGAAATCGACAAGATGAGCCTGCACTATGGCTACTTCGAGGGAATGCCCCGGCTGAAGAAGGCCATCGCAAACCTGTACACCGATGTTGTTACCGAGGACATGATCCTGTCTGTGCACGGCGGCACCGGCGCCAACTCCATCGTGTGCTATACACTTTGTGAGCCGGGAGACAATGTGGTCAGCGTCCTGCCAAACTACCAGATGTTCTATTCCATTCCGGAGTTCCTGGGGATCGAGGTGCGGCGTGCCTTTGCGGATGCCTCCACCGGCTGGAAGCTGGACTTTGACTCCATCGAGGCGGCTGTAGACGAGAACACCAAGATGATCTCTCTGGCAAGCCCCAACAACCCCACCGGCTACACCCTGAGCAAGGAAGACCTGGAGAGACTGGCAGAGATCGCCCGCAAGGTCGGCGCCTATGTCGTTGTGGATGAGATCTACCGCGGTCTGGGCGAGGGATACATGCACTCCATCGTGGATGTCTACGAGAAAGGCATCTGCACCTTCGGGACCAGCAAGGTCTTCTCCTGCGCCGGCACCCGTGTGGGCTGGATCATCACCCGCGATATGAGCATTTTCGATGCGCTGCACAACTTCCGCTCCTACAACAGCATCTGCGAGGGCCCCATCAACGAGCTGATCACAGCCATCATCCTGGAGAACGCGGACAAAGTCTACGCACGCAATCGCGCTATCGTAGAGGAAGGGCGCGCTGCCCTGCACGAGTGGCTGGCAGAGAACCCCCACTACCACGAGGTCTGCGACAGCCTGAGTTCCACCTCCTTCCTGGAGTACGATTTCGACATCCCTGCAGAAGAGTTCTCTCAGGGCCTGTTCGATGAGATGGGCACCCTGGTCTGTCACGGTATGTGTTTCGAGATCGATCATGCCTTCCGCATCGGCTACGGTTTCGGCGACGTGGAGTACTTCAAGGACGGTCTGGCGCAAATCACCGCCTACACAAAGCAATTAGAAGCGGAGGGCCGGATCTGA
- a CDS encoding PucR family transcriptional regulator, with the protein MYYTISGFYNTYKDRLNLICGGGGMTRRIRSAGVLDYEFLPELRGKYRHSNFQEDQLVITTFLYARDNEFLIADAVKNLIAKGVSGLIIKNVFHLQIHETVVRYADAKNFPIFVSDSADLIFEDFIFDVMGSVRRMESLDFVQKEIDATLANETTEEEAYNHGINLNPSFENQHQVFYLPVDVDAPDFSYLNRFQSFQDNPLNRPEDLLTFYDGGFLYIHSWEHQDPVAVRTLAEELKKNCPEAVCMGISEVHYYLGELKRSLKEAIYAARVASHGNVVRYGELGSLQILLPHCRSDAMESFRRSILEPLAEYDLENKAHLQETLEAYCENGFRFSDAAAALSQHENTVRYRMEKIAEVTGLHYKSPQELQQLDLAYRIQLCQEILEKA; encoded by the coding sequence ATGTATTATACGATTTCCGGGTTTTACAACACATATAAGGATCGACTGAACCTCATCTGTGGCGGGGGAGGCATGACCCGACGGATCCGTTCGGCTGGTGTACTGGATTATGAATTCCTGCCGGAGCTCCGAGGGAAGTACCGTCACAGCAACTTTCAGGAGGATCAACTTGTGATCACCACGTTTCTGTATGCCCGGGACAATGAATTTCTGATTGCTGACGCGGTGAAAAACCTGATTGCCAAAGGAGTCAGCGGACTGATCATCAAGAATGTCTTTCATCTGCAGATCCACGAAACCGTGGTGCGGTACGCGGACGCGAAAAACTTCCCTATCTTTGTTTCCGACTCCGCGGATCTGATCTTCGAGGATTTTATCTTCGATGTGATGGGGAGTGTCCGGAGAATGGAGTCGTTGGACTTTGTGCAGAAGGAGATCGACGCGACTCTGGCCAATGAGACCACCGAGGAGGAAGCCTATAACCACGGGATCAACCTGAATCCTTCTTTCGAGAACCAGCATCAGGTGTTCTATCTTCCCGTGGATGTAGATGCGCCGGACTTTTCGTATCTAAACCGGTTTCAGAGTTTTCAGGACAACCCGCTGAATCGGCCAGAGGATCTGCTGACCTTCTATGACGGGGGATTTCTGTACATCCATTCCTGGGAGCATCAGGATCCGGTGGCGGTGAGGACCCTTGCGGAGGAATTAAAAAAGAACTGTCCGGAGGCGGTCTGTATGGGAATCAGTGAGGTTCACTATTATCTGGGAGAGTTGAAACGGTCCTTGAAGGAGGCCATCTATGCGGCCAGGGTGGCGTCCCATGGAAACGTAGTGCGCTATGGAGAGCTGGGGAGTCTGCAGATCCTTCTGCCGCACTGCCGCAGCGATGCCATGGAGAGCTTCCGGAGGAGCATACTGGAGCCCCTTGCGGAGTATGACCTGGAGAACAAAGCCCATCTGCAGGAGACACTGGAAGCTTACTGCGAGAACGGATTTCGGTTTTCCGATGCGGCAGCGGCTTTGTCCCAACACGAGAATACGGTGCGCTACCGTATGGAGAAAATCGCAGAGGTGACAGGCCTTCACTACAAAAGCCCCCAGGAATTGCAACAGTTGGATCTGGCCTATCGGATCCAGCTGTGTCAGGAGATTCTGGAGAAGGCGTAG
- the hydE gene encoding [FeFe] hydrogenase H-cluster radical SAM maturase HydE codes for MNRYEWIQLLEMLTRTEPESTSFRADLAARAREIARAHFGNRIFVRGLIEFTNYCRNDCYYCGLRASNHCAARYRLTPEAVLACCREGHALGLRTFVLQGGEDSGWGTDAGGIALSDKALCQLVERIKAEFPDCAVTLSVGERPRETYRAWREAGADRYLLRHETADPAHYARLHPRSMRWEHRKQCLWDLKDLGYQVGAGFMVGTPGQTAETLAKDFLFLKELEPEMVGIGPFVPHHDTPFRRYPTGPVDLTTACLSLTRIMLPKVLLPATTALSTIDADGRERGILAGANVVMPNLSPPDAREKYELYDNKLSTSAESVEGMNSLATRMQRIGYRLDFGRGDHPSFRHDRKEL; via the coding sequence ATGAACCGCTATGAGTGGATCCAGCTTCTGGAGATGTTGACCAGGACAGAGCCAGAAAGCACCTCTTTTCGCGCCGATCTGGCGGCCCGCGCAAGGGAGATCGCGCGGGCCCACTTTGGGAACCGCATCTTTGTCCGGGGGCTGATCGAGTTCACCAACTATTGTAGAAACGACTGTTACTACTGCGGGCTGCGCGCCAGCAACCACTGCGCAGCCCGCTACAGGCTAACGCCAGAGGCCGTCCTCGCATGCTGCCGAGAGGGGCATGCGCTGGGATTGCGGACCTTCGTGCTCCAGGGCGGGGAGGACAGCGGCTGGGGGACTGACGCTGGCGGCATAGCCCTTTCTGACAAGGCTTTGTGCCAACTGGTGGAACGGATCAAGGCAGAGTTCCCGGACTGCGCCGTGACCCTTTCGGTAGGCGAGCGGCCAAGGGAGACATACAGGGCATGGCGGGAGGCAGGGGCCGACCGATACCTGCTTCGACACGAGACCGCAGATCCGGCGCACTATGCCCGGCTTCATCCCCGGAGCATGCGGTGGGAGCATCGAAAACAATGCCTTTGGGATCTGAAGGATCTGGGATATCAAGTGGGCGCCGGGTTCATGGTAGGCACACCGGGACAGACAGCCGAAACACTGGCAAAGGACTTTCTGTTTCTGAAAGAACTGGAGCCAGAGATGGTAGGAATCGGGCCCTTTGTACCCCATCACGACACCCCCTTTCGGAGGTATCCCACAGGTCCGGTGGACCTGACAACCGCCTGCCTGAGCCTCACAAGAATCATGCTCCCAAAGGTGCTTCTTCCGGCAACCACGGCTTTGTCCACCATCGATGCTGACGGGCGGGAGCGAGGGATCCTGGCCGGTGCAAACGTGGTGATGCCTAACCTTTCTCCACCGGACGCAAGAGAGAAATACGAGCTGTACGACAACAAGCTCAGCACAAGCGCAGAATCAGTAGAAGGAATGAACAGTCTTGCCACTCGGATGCAGCGCATTGGATACCGGCTTGATTTCGGAAGAGGAGATCACCCCTCCTTCCGGCACGACAGAAAGGAATTGTGA
- a CDS encoding GNAT family N-acetyltransferase, producing MIRLKEITKDNLIPVTDLEMEDSQKGFVEDNLFSIAECYLYKEFIPKAIYDDETLIGFVLYYFVEGDPDYVFLHRIMIDKSQQGKGNGVSSLDACVEEFKKEFPSIGCVELIHYPDNDRAAAVYQKAGFQLTGASVKSAPGRIERDSRDENRTYEVVRRRYY from the coding sequence ATGATCAGGTTAAAAGAAATCACTAAGGACAATCTGATTCCAGTGACAGATCTGGAGATGGAAGACAGTCAGAAGGGATTCGTCGAGGACAATCTCTTCTCCATCGCAGAGTGCTATCTGTACAAAGAATTCATCCCGAAGGCGATCTATGACGATGAAACCTTGATTGGATTCGTTCTTTATTACTTCGTGGAAGGTGATCCGGATTACGTGTTCCTGCACCGAATCATGATCGACAAGTCCCAGCAAGGCAAGGGAAATGGCGTATCCTCGCTGGATGCCTGTGTGGAGGAATTCAAGAAGGAATTCCCCTCGATCGGCTGCGTCGAGCTGATCCACTATCCTGACAATGACCGCGCTGCCGCGGTTTACCAGAAAGCCGGGTTCCAGCTGACAGGAGCTTCTGTCAAGAGCGCACCGGGAAGAATCGAACGCGACTCCCGGGACGAGAACCGGACCTACGAGGTCGTACGCAGAAGATACTATTAA
- a CDS encoding LysR family transcriptional regulator, with product MENKNVATFVKIVEFNNFTRAAESLGYSQAAVTAQIKTMEKELGVPLFDRIGKRISLTQAGKTFLPYALNMLKAEEEAINSVRPQEVLTGELRICSATSYASSVLPDILLRYAQRHPQVRLVVKVSDYPEDTTLKVARGEIDFLIMLEEQNARPEFRTVTSIYQPLVFLTYPNNPILENGSLSLAEIVENQFIVADREIGYSALLERQLRQEGIPFHPVMEMGSVDAILQVLLGGHGITFVPAFAASTYLESGQLVSIGCEEISFDMYANYICSKDRWMSPVMKEFVKVVEEYA from the coding sequence ATGGAAAACAAGAACGTAGCGACTTTTGTGAAGATCGTGGAGTTTAACAACTTTACCCGGGCGGCGGAGAGTCTGGGCTACTCACAGGCGGCGGTGACTGCCCAGATCAAGACTATGGAGAAGGAACTTGGGGTGCCGCTGTTTGACAGGATCGGGAAACGGATCAGCCTGACGCAGGCGGGGAAAACCTTCTTGCCTTACGCGCTGAACATGCTGAAGGCGGAGGAGGAAGCGATCAACAGTGTCCGTCCACAGGAAGTACTGACCGGAGAACTTCGCATCTGTTCTGCGACTTCCTATGCGTCCAGTGTTCTGCCGGACATCCTGCTCAGGTATGCACAGCGTCACCCTCAGGTGCGGCTCGTGGTAAAGGTCTCGGATTATCCGGAGGACACCACACTGAAGGTGGCCAGGGGAGAGATCGATTTCCTGATCATGTTGGAGGAGCAGAACGCGCGTCCTGAGTTTCGGACAGTGACCAGTATTTATCAGCCGCTTGTCTTCCTCACCTATCCGAACAATCCGATCCTGGAGAATGGATCGCTGTCGCTGGCGGAGATCGTGGAGAATCAGTTTATCGTGGCGGACCGGGAAATCGGATACTCAGCTCTCCTGGAAAGGCAGCTTCGCCAAGAGGGGATCCCTTTCCATCCGGTGATGGAGATGGGCTCGGTGGATGCGATACTGCAGGTTCTTCTGGGAGGCCATGGCATCACCTTTGTGCCGGCGTTTGCCGCTTCTACCTACCTGGAGTCCGGCCAGCTGGTCAGCATTGGCTGTGAGGAGATCTCTTTCGATATGTACGCAAACTATATCTGCAGCAAGGATCGTTGGATGAGCCCGGTCATGAAAGAGTTTGTCAAGGTGGTGGAGGAGTACGCGTAG
- a CDS encoding acetyl-CoA carboxylase biotin carboxylase subunit family protein produces the protein MNYIYISPGFPQCGTHFCKCMSELQVNVLGIGDMPYDSLNDTLKNALSEYYYVSSLEDYDQVYRAVAFFIHKYGRVDWIESMNEYWLPTDARLRTDFNVQHGPRADQIQRLIRKSEMKKVFWEAGIPTARQHCVTDLASGKAFAAETGYPLIAKPDVGVGAYGVYKLDTEADLLAFYQQFPSVPYVMEEFLAGDICTYDAVLDAQCEPLFESTNTYAPVIDAVQKGDNVFFYTSPEIPDSLKELGRRTAKAFGESMRFIHFEFIRLAGDHEGIGKAGDYAVMEVNMRPPGGHDPDMINYAQSIDAYRIYAEMAAYGKRIFPQPQERYYCAYASRKDGHSFHHTEEEILARYGADLVMHEEMPPIDWPAMGRYAYMAKFRTKTEMDQFAGFVLK, from the coding sequence ATGAATTATATATATATCTCACCTGGGTTTCCACAGTGCGGCACCCACTTCTGCAAATGCATGTCAGAACTTCAGGTAAATGTTCTTGGGATCGGAGATATGCCCTATGATTCCCTGAACGATACGCTGAAAAACGCTCTGAGCGAGTATTACTATGTTTCCTCCCTGGAGGACTACGACCAGGTATATCGAGCCGTCGCCTTCTTTATCCACAAGTATGGGCGAGTCGACTGGATAGAATCCATGAACGAATACTGGCTGCCTACGGATGCCCGCCTGCGAACTGATTTTAACGTTCAGCACGGTCCTCGCGCTGATCAGATCCAGCGTCTCATACGCAAGTCAGAGATGAAAAAGGTCTTTTGGGAAGCCGGAATCCCCACTGCCAGACAGCACTGCGTTACCGATCTTGCGAGCGGAAAAGCTTTCGCTGCCGAGACCGGGTACCCCCTCATCGCCAAGCCGGACGTGGGAGTCGGTGCCTATGGTGTTTACAAACTGGATACGGAGGCAGACTTGCTTGCTTTCTATCAGCAGTTCCCTTCGGTCCCCTATGTTATGGAGGAATTCCTGGCCGGAGACATCTGTACCTACGACGCCGTGTTAGATGCTCAGTGCGAGCCACTGTTTGAGTCAACGAACACCTATGCACCGGTGATCGATGCGGTACAGAAGGGTGACAATGTTTTCTTCTACACCAGTCCTGAGATCCCCGATTCCTTGAAGGAACTGGGGAGACGAACAGCGAAGGCGTTTGGAGAAAGCATGCGCTTCATCCACTTCGAATTCATTCGGCTTGCAGGAGACCACGAAGGCATCGGGAAGGCCGGGGACTATGCGGTTATGGAGGTGAACATGCGACCTCCCGGCGGTCACGATCCGGATATGATCAATTACGCCCAGTCCATCGATGCCTACCGCATCTACGCCGAAATGGCAGCCTACGGAAAGAGGATATTCCCCCAGCCGCAGGAACGTTACTATTGCGCCTATGCCAGCCGCAAGGACGGGCACAGCTTCCACCATACTGAGGAAGAGATCCTGGCCCGGTACGGAGCAGATCTGGTGATGCACGAGGAGATGCCCCCCATCGACTGGCCTGCCATGGGTCGCTACGCGTACATGGCAAAATTCCGCACAAAGACAGAAATGGATCAGTTCGCAGGTTTTGTTCTGAAGTGA
- a CDS encoding TM1266 family iron-only hydrogenase system putative regulator, producing MDNRIAMLSIVVEDDSRSNELNDILHQYSQYIIGRMGLPYRNRKISLISIAVDGPADAISAMSGKIGSIPGVTAKAVYAKLPEEK from the coding sequence ATGGACAATAGAATTGCAATGCTCTCCATCGTTGTGGAGGACGACAGCCGAAGCAACGAACTGAATGACATCCTTCACCAGTACAGCCAGTATATCATCGGCAGGATGGGCCTGCCCTACCGGAACCGCAAGATCTCTCTGATCAGCATCGCGGTGGACGGTCCTGCGGATGCCATCAGTGCCATGTCCGGTAAAATCGGAAGTATCCCCGGCGTGACTGCCAAGGCGGTCTACGCCAAACTGCCGGAAGAGAAATGA
- the hydG gene encoding [FeFe] hydrogenase H-cluster radical SAM maturase HydG yields MYNVMSPNASAFIDHQEILDCLAYGEEHKADRALIDQILAKAREGKGVSHWEAIVLLNCVLPDKNEEIYQLAAELKERFYGNRIVMFAPLYLSNYCVNGCEYCPYHYKNKHIRRVKLTQDQIRQEVIALQDMGHKRLAIEAGEDPVNNPIEYILESIQTIYSIHHKNGDIRRVNVNIAATTVDNYRKLKEAGIGTYILFQETYHKENYEALHPTGPKHDYAYHTEAMDRAMDGGIDDVGLGVLFGLNNYQYDFIGLLMHAEHLEAAKGCGPHTISVPRVRRADDIDPEVFDNGISDDTFAKIVACIRIAVPYTGMIVSTRESQASRERVLHLGISQISGGSRTSVGGYVEEEPEEENSAQFDVSDRRTLDEVVRWLMELGYVPSFCTACYREGRTGDRFMSLLKSGQIVNCCHPNALMTLKEYLEDYASPATRAVGDPLIQRELGVIPNEKVRAKATEYITNIHEGKRDFRF; encoded by the coding sequence ATGTATAACGTAATGTCACCGAACGCATCGGCGTTCATCGACCACCAGGAGATCCTGGACTGTCTTGCATACGGAGAGGAGCACAAAGCTGACCGCGCTCTGATCGACCAGATCCTGGCAAAGGCCCGGGAGGGAAAGGGCGTCAGCCACTGGGAGGCGATCGTGCTCCTGAACTGCGTGCTCCCGGATAAGAACGAGGAGATCTACCAGCTTGCCGCCGAACTGAAGGAGCGATTCTACGGCAATCGGATCGTCATGTTCGCGCCGCTGTACCTGTCCAACTACTGCGTCAACGGCTGCGAGTATTGCCCCTACCATTACAAGAATAAGCACATCCGCCGGGTGAAGCTTACCCAGGATCAGATCCGCCAGGAAGTGATCGCTCTGCAGGATATGGGGCACAAGCGCCTGGCCATCGAGGCCGGCGAGGACCCGGTTAACAATCCCATCGAGTATATCCTGGAGTCCATCCAGACCATTTACAGCATTCATCACAAAAACGGAGACATCCGCCGGGTGAACGTGAACATCGCCGCGACCACCGTCGACAACTACCGGAAGCTGAAGGAGGCAGGCATCGGTACATACATCCTGTTCCAGGAGACCTACCATAAGGAAAACTACGAAGCCCTCCACCCCACCGGCCCCAAGCACGACTATGCCTACCACACGGAGGCCATGGATCGGGCCATGGACGGCGGCATCGATGACGTAGGCCTGGGTGTGCTGTTCGGACTGAACAACTACCAGTACGATTTCATCGGGCTGCTGATGCATGCGGAGCATCTGGAAGCTGCCAAAGGCTGCGGCCCCCACACCATCAGCGTCCCCCGGGTCCGCCGGGCCGATGACATCGACCCGGAGGTGTTCGACAACGGCATCAGCGATGACACCTTTGCCAAGATTGTGGCCTGCATCCGCATCGCCGTGCCCTACACCGGCATGATCGTCTCCACCAGAGAAAGCCAGGCCAGCCGGGAGCGCGTGCTCCACCTGGGCATCTCTCAGATCAGCGGCGGATCCCGCACCAGCGTGGGAGGCTATGTCGAGGAAGAACCCGAAGAAGAGAACTCCGCCCAGTTCGACGTCAGCGACCGCCGCACACTGGACGAGGTGGTCCGCTGGCTCATGGAACTGGGTTACGTCCCCAGTTTCTGCACCGCCTGCTACCGGGAAGGCCGCACCGGCGACCGCTTCATGAGCCTGCTGAAGAGCGGGCAGATCGTCAACTGCTGCCACCCCAACGCCCTGATGACTCTGAAGGAGTATCTGGAGGATTACGCCTCCCCCGCCACCCGAGCCGTAGGCGATCCTCTGATCCAGCGAGAGTTGGGCGTGATCCCAAACGAGAAGGTCCGGGCCAAGGCGACCGAATATATCACGAATATCCACGAGGGCAAGCGGGACTTCCGGTTTTAA